A genomic window from Populus nigra chromosome 7, ddPopNigr1.1, whole genome shotgun sequence includes:
- the LOC133698587 gene encoding 26S proteasome regulatory subunit S10B homolog B-like, which translates to MSSEAEEAARRRTAIADYRKKLLNHKELESRVHAVRENLRAAKKEFAKTEDDLKSLQSVGQIIGEVLRPLDNERLIVKASSGPRYVVGCRSKVDKEKLTAGTRVVLDMTTLTIMRALPREVDPVVYNMLHEDPGNVSYSAVGGLSDQIRELRESIELPLMNPELFLRVGIKPPKGVLLYGPPGTGKTLLARAIASNIDANFLKVVSSAIIDKYIGESARLIREMFGYARDHQPCIIFMDEIDAIGGRRFSEGTSADREIQRTLMELLNQLDGFDQLGKVKMIMATNRPDVLDPALLRPGRLDRKIEIPLPNEQSRMEILKIHAAGIAKHGDIDYEAVVKLAEGFNGADLRNVCTEAGMSAIRAERDYVIHEDFMKAVRKLNEAKKLESSAHYNADFGKD; encoded by the exons atgtCGAGCGAAGCAGAGGAAGCGGCACGTCGGCGTACAGCGATCGCCGATTACCGCAAGAAGCTACTGAATCATAAGGAGCTCGAATCCCGAGTCCATGCAG TGAGAGAGAATTTGCGGGCTGCCAAGAAGGAATTTGCCAAAACTGAAGATGATTTGAAGTCCCTTCAGAGTGTTGGACAGATCATTGGCGAAGTTCTCAGGCCGCTCGACAATGAACGCT TGATAGTTAAAGCAAGCAGTGGACCTAGGTATGTGGTTGGTTGTCGTAGTAAAGTGGACAAAGAAAAACTAACAGCTGGAACCCGAGTTGTTCTTGATATGACTACTCTCACAATCATGCGAGCTCTTCCTCGTGAG GTTGATCCAGTTGTATATAACATGCTTCATGAGGATCCTGGTAATGTTAGCTACTCTGCTGTGGGAGGGCTCTCAGATCAGATTCGAGAATTAAGAGAATCTATAGAACTGCCTCTCATGAATCCAGAGCTCTTCTTGAGGGTGGGAATCAAGCCTCCCAAG GGTGTGCTTCTTTATGGACCTCCTGGAACAGGAAAGACATTATTAGCCAGAGCAATAGCTAGCAACATTGATGCCAACTTTTTGAAg GTTGTGTCGAGTGccataattgataaatatattggTGAAAGTGCTAGATTGATTAGAGAGATGTTTGGGTATGCACGGGATCATCAA CCATGTATTATatttatggatgaaattgatGCCATTGGTGGACGCCGTTTCAGTGAGGGAACAAGTGCTGACCGTGAAATCCAAAGAACACTCATGGAGTTGCTTAATCAGCTGGATGGATTTGACCAGCTAGGGAAG GTTAAAATGATTATGGCAACTAACAGACCTGATGTTCTGGACCCTGCACTTCTTCGACCGGGCCGTCTAGACAGGAAGATAGAAATTCCATTGCCAAATGAGCAGTCAAGAATGGAAATCCTCAAAATCCATGCTGCTGGAATTGCCAAACATGGAGATATTGACTATGAAGCAGTTGTAAAGCTTGCTGAG GGTTTTAATGGTGCTGATCTTAGAAATGTTTGTACTGAAGCTGGGATGTCTGCAATCCGTGCAGAACGTGATTATGTCATCCATGAGGATTTCATGAAG GCTGTCAGGAAACTAAATGAGGCTAAGAAGCTTGAATCTAGTGCTCACTACAATGCTGACTTTGGAAAGGATTGA
- the LOC133699305 gene encoding late embryogenesis abundant protein-like, which translates to MAATIRDEQGNPVQLTDEHGNPIQLTDEHGNPVQITGIATTKQPPTLGNVSGDQVPGTGLLSSTAMSEDTTKGTDIHIHETGQHGGFAADQGGHKKEEQEEISSTSSSGTFEDDGPGGRKGLKEKIKEKLTCGKH; encoded by the exons ATGGCTGCCACAATAAGAGATGAGCAAGGCAACCCGGTTCAGTTAACAGATGAACATGGCAACCCGATTCAGTTAACAGATGAACATGGTAACCCTGTACAGATCACTGGCATAGCCACCACCAAACAACCTCCGACGCTTGGCAATGTAAGTGGTGATCAGGTACCTGGTACTGGACTTTTGTCTAGTACTGCCATGAGCGAAGATACAACGAAGGGCACTGACATTCACATTCATGAGACGGGACAGCATGGTGGGTTTGCTGCTGATCAAGGTGGACATAAGAAAGAGGAGCAGGAAGAGATTTCATCTACTTCAAGCTCTGGCACG TTTGAGGACGATGGGCCAGGAGGGAGAAAAGGGCTGAAGGAGAAAATAAAGGAGAAATTAACTTGCGGGAAGCACTAG
- the LOC133698191 gene encoding probable receptor-like protein kinase At4g39110, translating to MEKNKLKTSKINLVLPSFLSPVMAFLLVLLFALLSSPSIVSAGGNAFKPADEFLINCGAKNLASFPDGRIFKTDKEAQGYLQTKQDILVSIPSANVSSPLYLSARIFKEDATYAFTLKSAGWHWVRLHLFPMNNTEFDLRTATFSVNTDKYALLHNFNTNNDTQAVLKEYLINITDPNFSIHFIPLKNSAAFINAIEVVSAPDILISDQATNLFPVNNFAGLNNFGYEVVYRLNMGGPLITSENDTLWRRWVPDKPYLKHEALAKSASVPTSSIKYGPGISSLIAPATVYASAEQMADSETRIQNFNLTWNFVADATFSYVVRLHFCDIVSKSLNDLYFNVYLNGKMAISGLDLSSIKDELAVSYFKDFVVDASLMSNGLAVEVGPMGDETGTRNAILNGLEVFKMSSKVNSLDGVFGVDGKMLENHKAVVYVGFGLMFGAFVGLGAMLLKWHKRPQDWQKRNSFSSWLLPVHAGDHSFMSSKTSLGSHKTNFYSSTLGLGRFFSLSELQEATKNFDSSEIIGVGGFGNVYIGMIDDSTKVAVKRGNPQSEQGITEFQTEIQMLSKLRHRHLVSLIGYCDENDEMILVYEYMSNGPFRDHLYGKNLPTLSWKQRLEISIGSARGLHYLHTGTAQGIIHRDVKTTNILLDDAFVAKVADFGLSKDAPMGQGYVSTAVKGSFGYLDPEYFRRQQLTDKSDVYSFGVVLLEVLCARPALNPQLPREQVNLAEWAMQWKRKGLLEKIIDPCLVGTINPESLMKFAEAAEKCLAEHGVDRPTMGDVLWNLEYALQLQEAFSKGKAEDESKLSAAVADSPVAVATPKAISTSVTEDNKSPAEVQVIDDHSGTAMFSQFAGLNGR from the coding sequence atggaaaaaaataagttaaaaacatcaaaaatcaaTCTTGTTCTACCTTCCTTCTTGTCTCCGGTAATGGCTTTCCTCCTTGTTCTCCTCTTTGCCTTGCTTTCTAGCCCCAGCATTGTATCTGCGGGTGGCAATGCCTTCAAGCCAGCTGATGAGTTCCTCATCAACTGTGGAGCCAAGAACCTGGCTTCTTTTCCTGATGGAAGAATCTTCAAGACTGACAAGGAGGCCCAAGGTTACTTACAGACCAAGCAAGATATCTTAGTATCTATTCCGTCCGCCAATGTTTCTTCTCCTCTATATCTGTCAGCGAGGATTTTTAAAGAGGATGCGACTTATGCATTTACATTGAAGAGTGCGGGGTGGCATTGGGTGCGTCTGCATTTATTTCCAATGAATAACACAGAATTCGATCTGCGAACAGCAACCTTCTCTGTCAACACAGATAAGTATGCCCTCCTTCACAACTTCAATACGAATAACGATACTCAAGCTGTATTGAAGGAGTATCTAATTAACATTACCGACCCAAACTTTTCCATCCACTTTATACCTCTGAAGAATTCTGCAGCTTTCATCAATGCCATTGAGGTTGTTTCAGCTCCTGACATTCTGATATCTGATCAAGCCACCAACCTCTTCCCCGTTAACAACTTCGCTGGTTTGAACAACTTTGGGTACGAAGTAGTGTACAGGCTCAACATGGGGGGACCTTTGATCACCTCAGAAAATGACACACTTTGGAGGAGATGGGTACCCGATAAGCCATACCTTAAGCACGAAGCCTTGGCCAAAAGTGCATCTGTCCCTACTTCCTCCATCAAATATGGTCCAGGAATCTCATCACTTATTGCGCCAGCAACGGTCTATGCATCTGCTGAGCAAATGGCTGATTCAGAAACAAGgattcaaaatttcaatttaacatGGAATTTTGTGGCTGATGCAACATTCAGCTACGTTGTTCGGCTGCATTTTTGTGACATTGTGAGCAAATCCCTTAATGATCTCTACTTTAATGTGTATCTTAATGGGAAAATGGCAATTTCTGGATTGGATTTGTCATCCATCAAAGACGAATTGGCAGTATCATATTTCAAAGACTTTGTGGTGGATGCTTCCTTGATGTCTAATGGACTCGCAGTTGAGGTTGGTCCTATGGGTGACGAAACTGGTACGAGAAATGCTATTCTGAATGGCTTGGAGGTCTTCAAAATGAGCAGTAAAGTTAACAGTTTGGATGGAGTGTTTGGGGTTGATGGTAAGATGCTTGAGAATCACAAGGCAGTTGTTTACGTAGGATTCGGGTTGATGTTTGGTGCATTTGTTGGCCTTGGTGCAATGCTGTTGAAGTGGCACAAGAGACCTCAAGATTGGCAAAAGAGGAATAGCTTTTCTTCTTGGTTGCTTCCTGTCCATGCTGGTGACCATAGCTTCATGTCAAGTAAAACCTCACTGGGATCTCACAAGACCAACTTTTACTCATCAACTCTTGGTCTAGGCCGGTTTTTCTCTCTATCAGAGTTGCAGGAGGCTACcaagaacttcgattcaagcgaaataATTGGTGTTGGTGGTTTTGGCAATGTCTATATTGGAATGATTGATGATAGTACCAAAGTTGCTGTCAAGAGAGGTAACCCACAATCTGAACAAGGAATCACAGAGTTCCAGACAGAAATTCAGATGTTATCAAAGCTCAGGCATAGACATTTGGTGTCCTTGATTGGCTATTGTGACGAGAACGATGAAATGATCCTGGTTTATGAATACATGTCCAATGGACCTTTTAGGGACCACCTCTATGGAAAGAATTTGCCCACATTGTCATGGAAGCAAAGGCTGGAGATCTCTATTGGATCTGCTCGCGGACTTCATTACTTGCATACGGGAACTGCACAAGGTATCATTCACCGTGATGTGAAGACCACAAACATTTTGCTCGACGATGCCTTTGTCGCCAAGGTTGCTGATTTTGGGCTGTCCAAAGATGCGCCTATGGGACAGGGTTATGTCAGTACTGCAGTGAAGGGAAGTTTTGGATACTTGGATCCTGAGTACTTCAGGAGGCAGCAACTGACTGATAAATCTGACGTATACTCATTTGGGGTGGTGCTGCTTGAGGTATTGTGTGCAAGGCCTGCCCTTAACCCTCAACTTCCAAGAGAGCAAGTTAATTTGGCTGAATGGGCAATGCAATGGAAGAGGAAGGGGTTGCTTGAAAAGATCATCGACCCTTGTCTTGTTGGTACCATCAATCCTGAATCATTGATGAAGTTTGCCGAGGCTGCTGAGAAGTGCTTGGCTGAGCATGGTGTTGACAGGCCAACTATGGGAGATGTGCTGTGGAACTTGGAGTATGCTTTGCAGCTCCAAGAAGCTTTCTCTAAAGGAAAAGCTGAAGATGAAAGTAAGTTATCAGCTGCCGTAGCCGACTCCCCTGTTGCTGTAGCTACTCCCAAAGCTATTTCCACCTCTGTCACGGAAGACAACAAAAGCCCTGCTGAAGTTCAGGTCATTGATGATCATTCAGGAACTGCAATGTTTTCTCAATTTGCTGGGCTAAACGGCAGGTAA
- the LOC133699304 gene encoding uncharacterized protein LOC133699304, with translation MGSACCVAARDKNIVSGPGGEILHRNIRYSPTWSFRWDNRGRVAGEDTSISWFSDGISRNDGSDIKYESTYTSEDGSPTESLQAHTWQKSPASEGTAAHAGTPASDQSLPRNISMDTSLEQVKESTESMAVLNPSPEKISQSLPSTSSLATSPLPPQSHLHPASPTTSRWLQRSPRHQLTKPVSDARIPGLRSSKSIPGSEERPPVSSWSNESTQGCQGESSDGWSMHAFSELMATSNRERWSFDNECLGFNHEKTRSSGRSSAFTSVDLQTCGICSKLLTDKSLWGSQKLIATNELSVVAVLICGHTYHAECLEALTPEIDKYDPACPFCTLGEKQAFKLSQKALKTEMDLKARNKKLRSRVVDSDLDGDSAMFDRFKDGGNEGKGPKMGLSSSMKSSLAKPFLRRHFSFASKASRSSTENHSTRKKGFFWTRSLRG, from the exons ATGGGGAGTGCTTGTTGTGTTGCTGCgagagataaaaatatagtgAGTGGACCAGGTGGTGAAATCTTGCATAGAAATATTCGGTATTCGCCAACTTGGAGCTTTAGATGGGATAATCGAGGGCGAGTAGCAGGAGAAGATACATCGATAAGTTGGTTTTCTGATGGAATTAGCAGAAATGATGGATCAGATATTAAATATGAATCAACCTATACATCGGAGGATGGAAGCCCAACGGAGAGCTTACAGGCACATACGTGGCAGAAGTCCCCAGCATCTGAAGGAACCGCAGCTCATGCGGGGACTCCTGCTTCAG ATCAATCCCTCCCAAGGAATATCTCAATGGACACGAGTTTGGAACAG GTGAAGGAGTCAACAGAATCCATGGCGGTTCTGAATCCATCTCCTGAGAAAATCTCTCAGTCATTGCCCTCTACTTCATCCTTAGCAACATCTCCACTTCCCCCCCAAAGTCATTTACATCCTGCCAGCCCAACAACATCAAGGTGGCTACAGCGCTCTCCGAGACATCAGCTAACAAAGCCAGTATCTGATGCCCGAATCCCAGGATTGAGGTCATCAAAGAGCATCCCAGGTTCTGAAGAGAGGCCTCCTGTTTCTTCATGGAGCAATGAATCAACTCAGGGATGCCAAGGTGAGTCTTCAGATGGCTGGTCTATGCATGCATTTTCTGAGCTCATGGCTACTTCTAATAGAGAAAGGTGGTCTTTTGATAACGAGTGCTTGGGGTTTAATCATGAGAAGACCAGATCCAGTGGTCGAAGCTCAGCTTTTACTTCTGTTGATCTTCAAACATGTGGAATCTGCTCAAAGCTATTGACTGATAAATCTTTGTGGGGCAGCCAGAAGCTCATTGCTACTAATGAGCTCTCTGTTGTCGCAGTTTTAATTTGTGGTCACACTTATCATGCTGAGTGTTTGGAAGCTCTGACTCCTGAAATTGACAAGTATGATCCTGCATGCCCATTTTGTACCTTGGGAGAGAAGCAGGCCTTTAAGCTGTCTCAAAAAGCTTTAAAAACAGAAATGGACTTGAAGGCAAGAAACAAGAAATTGAGGAGCCGAGTGGTAGATAGTGATCTTGATGGTGATTCGGCAATGTTTGATCGCTTTAAAGATGGTGGAAATGAAGGAAAGGGTCCAAAGATGGGCTTAAGTTCCAGCATGAAAAGTTCCTTGGCAAAGCCTTTCTTGAGGCGGCATTTTTCATTTGCATCCAAAGCGAGTAGATCCTCTACTGAGAATCACTCAACCAGAAAGAAAGGTTTCTTCTGGACAAGATCTCTGAGGGGTTGA
- the LOC133699871 gene encoding SUMO-activating enzyme subunit 2-like, whose product MASLQHSQVIKGAKVLMVGAGGIGCELLKTLALSDFQDIHIIDMDTIEVSNLNRQFLFRQSHVGQSKAKVARDAVLRFRPHINITPYHANAKDSKFNVDFFKQFNVVLNGLDNLDARRHVNRLCLAAEVPLVESGTTGFLGQVTVHVKGKTECYECQPKPAPKTYPVCTITSTPSKFVHCVVWAKDLLFAKLFGDKNQDNDLNVRSNDAARSPEHAGDAFEWSGNEDLEQYGRGIYDHVFGYNIERALSNEETWKNRNKPRPIYCRDVLPDRMTQQNGNVDKTDDLSSASAMASLGLKNPQDIWCLMENTKVFLEALKLFFTNRRKEIGNLSFDKDDQLAVEIVTAAANIRAASFNIPLHSLFEAKGIAGNIVHAVATTNAIVAGLIVIEAIKVLKKDTESYRMTYCLEHPSKKMLLMPVEPFEPNKSCCVCSKTPLSLEINTHRSKLRDFVEKIVKAKLGMNSPLIMHATALLYEVGDDLEENEIANYTANLEKVLSELPPPVTDGTVLTVEDLQQEFTCNIHIKHREDFDEEKEPDGMVLSGWTQAPPEKKDGKTSIGNGASTSKSLPTKLGITEIDIEVKEISDGTVSPGMKRKLSEFSDGSTVDQSSDVDETRNNKKTQKHDDDDDLVMLDHWDSNMSKKQRSP is encoded by the exons atggCTTCTCTTCAACACTCACAAGTAATAAAG ggTGCGAAAGTGCTTATGGTTGGAGCAGGTGGGATTGGTTGTGAGTTACTTAAGACTCTTGCTCTTTCCGACTTCCAAGATATTCATATA ATTGACATGGACACTATAGAAGTCAGCAACCTCAATAGGCAATTTTTGTTCCGTCAATCACATGTTGGACAGTCTAAAGCAAAG GTTGCTCGCGATGCTGTGTTAAGATTTAGGCCTCACATAAACATTACCCCTTACCATGCAAATGCGAAGGATTCTAAATTCAATGTTGACTTCTTCAAGCAATTTAATGTCGTTCTGAATGGACTAGATAACTTAGATGCAAGGCGACATGTGAACCGCCTTTGCTTGGCTGCTGAAGTTCCTCTGGTTGAAAGTGGAACTACTGGGTTCCTAGGACAG GTTACAGTGCATGTGAAGGGAAAAACAGAGTGCTACGAGTGTCAACCTAAACCTGCCCCAAAGACTTATCCTGTCTGCACAATTACTAGTACTCCATCAAAG tTTGTTCACTGTGTTGTTTGGGCGAAGGACCTGCTTTTTGCAAAATTATTTGGAGACAAGAATCAGGATAATGATTTAAATGTGCGTTCTAATGATGCTGCCAGGTCACCTGAACACGCAGGTGATGCATTTGAATGGAGTGGAAATGAAGACCTAGAGCAATATGGAAGAGGAATATATGATCATGTTTTTGGCTATAACATTGAACGAGCTTTGTCTAATGAAGAGACATGGAAAAATCGTAATAAGCCAAGGCCCATCTATTGTAGGGATGTCCTGCCTGACAGAATGACCCAACAGAATGGAAATGTTGATAAAACTGATGATCTTTCATCGGCATCAGCCATGGCATCTTTGGGCCTAAAGAATCCACAGGACATATGGTGCCTAATGGAAAATACAAAAGTTTTTCTTGAGGCGTTGAAGCTGTTTTTTACTAACAGAAGAAAG GAGATTGGGAACCTGAGTTTTGACAAAGATGATCAGCTAGCAGTGGAAATTGTAACAGCTGCTGCAAATATTCGGGCTGCTTCATTTAACATTCCTTTGCACAGCCTTTTTGAAGCTAAAGGTATTGCTGGCAATATTGTACATGCTGTTGCCACAACAAATGCTATTGTAGCTGGTTTAATTGTCATTGAAGCAATCAAGGTGTTGAAAAAGGATACTGAAAGTTACAG GATGACATATTGTCTAGAACATCCATCTAAAAAGATGCTTCTTATGCCAGTGGAACCTTTTGAACCGAACAAGTCCTGCTGTGTTTGTTCTAAG ACACCACTGTCACTAGAGATCAATACTCATCGCTCAAAGCTGCGGGATTTTGTTGAGAAGATAGTTAAAGCCAAGCTTGGTATGAACTCCCCACTGATTATGCATGCCACAGCCCTTCTTTATGAAGTTGGCGATGATCTTGAAGAAAACGAGATAGCAAATTATACGGCAAACCTTGAAAAG GTACTATCTGAGCTTCCTCCTCCAGTCACTGATGGAACAGTGCTCACAGTAGAGGATCTTCAACAGGAGTTCACATGCAATATCCATATCAAGCATAG AGAAGATTTTGATGAAGAGAAAGAACCCGATGGAATGGTTCTTTCAGGATGGACACAAGCTCCTCCTGAGAAGAAGGATGGCAAAACATCTATTGGAAATGGTGCAagtacatcaaaatcattaccaACAAAACTGGGGATCACCGAGATAGATATTGAGGTCAAAGAAATTTCAGATGGGACTGTGAGTCCAGGAATGAAGAGAAAACTATCAGAGTTTTCTGATGGCAGCACTGTGGATCAGTCAAGTGATGTTGATGAAACAAGGAATAACAAGAAAACCCAAAAGCATGATGATGACGATGACCTTGTTATGCTTGATCACTGGGATAGCAACATGAGCAAGAAGCAAAGATCGCCATAG